AATACCAGCAGTCTCTCCTCCAGGCTGGTGATGCGGCTCTGTACTTCGAAGGGAGTGATACGGGCCGAGAAAAACTCCTTGAGAAAGAAGACATCCGGGCAGCTGAACCACTGAATCGCCGAGAGGATCAGTATATCCTCCCTTCTTATCATGCTGATCTGCTTCTTTTCATTCTCCGGTCTGCCCAGACGGGCGGCCAGAGTATTCAGAAGGTCAGTTTTATTGTAGGGAGTTGCCACTCCTCCCAGATAGTTGTTCATGACTTCCATAAACACACTCTCAGGAAGATCCCGCATCAGGCCATTCCAGGCTTTTCTGTTTTCGTCTATTTTCACAGATCCTCCATACCCAGGCTGATGGTATACTTGTATCCCTGTTCGGTTAAAAACTGCTGTCGGTTGGCAGCATATTGCTCTTCCACTGTGTACCTGGTCACCAGGGAGTAAAACCAGGAGTCCTTTTCTTTGGGTCTTAAAATCCGACCCAGTCTCTGAGCCTCTTCCTGACGGGAACCGAAGGTCCCGGAAATCTGGATGGCCACAGAGGCATCCGGCAGGTCAATCGCAAAGTTGGCCACCTTGGAAACCACGATGATTCGGGATTTTCCCGTTCTAAAGTCATCGTAAATTTCCTCCCGAAGGGCATTGGGCGTCTTTCCGGTAATCAAGGGAGCCTTCAAAATCCGGGCCATTTCCTGCAGCTGTTTCACATACTGCCCGATGATCATGATGGCATCATCGGGATGCTTTTCGATCAGGTCCAGGACCAGATGGGATTTATGAGGATTCTCGGCGGCAATTCTGAATTTCAGACGTTTGTCCGCCACGGCGTAACTGGTTTTCAGATCATCCGGAAGGTCCAGCCGGACTTCATGGCACCAGGCGGTGGCAATCCAGCCTCCGGCTTCCAGTTCCTTCCAGGGTACGTCGTAACGCTTGGGTCCCACCAGTGAAAAAACGTCTTCTTCGGCGCCGTCTTCTCTGACCAGGGTGGCGGTCAGTCCTAAACGGCGGACCGCCTGAATTTCGGCTGTCACCCTGAAGACCGGGGCAGGCAGCAGATGAACTTCATCGTAGATGATGAGTCCCCAGTTTCCCTTACGGAACAGGGAGAAGTGGGTGTACTCGCTCTCCTTGTCCTTTCGCCAGATGAGAATCTGGTAAGTTCCTATGGTTACAGGTTTTATCTCTTTCTTTTCACCCGTGTACTCACCTATGTCTTCCGCTCTCAGATCTGTCTTGTCAATGAGTTCACGCCTCCATTGGTGAACCGCGGCTATGTTGGTGGTGAGGATAAGAGTCTTGGCCTGAACACGGCTCATGGCGCACATGCCTATGACAGTTTTTCCTCCGCCGCAGGGAACGACGACCGTTCCGAATCCGGTGCCAGGTTTATTGTTTCCGATAAAGGCCTTGATGGCGTCTTCCTGGTAGTCCCGGATGACCAGTTCCTTCCCGCTGAGCATGGTTTTGCGCATATTGATGGGGCAGGGATCACCCGACTTCAGAGGAGCCAGATCTTCCACGGGGAAACCCGCCCGGATCAGATTCAGCTTGACCGAGCCCCTGTCCATGAGTTTCATGAAAAATCCGCCTTCACCAGGGGTGAGGTAGCGTTTCAGACTCTTAAGATGTGCAATTTCGGTGAGGATGGACATGTCTGTGGATTTCAAAAAAAGGACTTCTTCATCCTCTGTGGCATCCACCTTGATCAGCCCATACCGGGACAGGGTGGAATGCACAAAATAAAGAACGTTTTCCGGTACGGGAAATCGGGACAAGCGATTAAGGCTCTCGACAATCTCCTCTTCGGAAATTCCAGCCGAGGCGGCATTCCAGAGGGAGAGGAGAGTCATTCTATATGTATGTATATGTTCGGGAGATTTTATCAGCTCTGCAAAAGGGGAAATTTCAGCCCTGGCAACATCAAATCCAGGGTTGTGGACATCCAGTAAAAGAGAGTGGTCTCCCTGAACAATCAGGGCCAGTTGGGAAGTATCAGTCATAACCAGTTATTTTACCCTTTTAAGGGGGTTATATCAACATGCCTGTTTTGGGGTCTCAGAGACTCTTCGGGTCTCCTGCAAAAAAACAGGCGGCCCAGTGGTCCGGTTTTATTTCAACCAGCTCGGGAAAGTCTGTACAGACTTCCTGCCGATCGGGACAGCGGTGATAAAAGGGACATCCCTCCAGAGCTTTTGTGGAATCAAAGGGTTCAAAGGCCTTGAGTTCCAGGGTGGGAGACATCCTGCTGGGAATGCTGTTGTAGAGGAGCCTGGTATAGGGGTGAAGTCTGGATTCTGTCAACTCCTCAGCCGATGCCTCTTCCACAATCTTTCCACGGTACATGACCCCGATGCGGTCACAGAAATAGGAGGTTACCGTCAGGTCATGAGCAATAAAGAGCATGGTCAGATTGAATTTTTCTTTCAATTCCAGAAGAAGATTGAGGATCTGACTCTGTATAGACACATCCAGGGCAGACACAACCTCATCACAGATGAGCAGTTCGGGCCTCATGATCAGGGCCCGGGCAATGGAAATCCTCTGCCTCTGGCCTCCGGAAAAATCGGCGGGACGACGGTCCAGGTCCTCCGCAGAGAGTCCTACGGTTTTCATCATCTCTCCGGCTTCCTCCCTGGCCGCGCTGTCACCGGGCCAGTAGGAACTCTGTCTGTACCCGGAAGTCAGGATGCTGTAGATGTTCATCCGGGGATTCAGAGAGCGGGCGGGGTCTTGAAAGACGTATTTCACCCTGCTTCGATACTGGAGCAACTCTTTTTTGCTCAAATGATCCAGGTTGAGGAGTTCTCCCTTTTTCTGATGAAAGAGGATTTCTCCCGTATCAGCCTTGTACATCTTCACTGCCAGCCGGGCCAGAGTTGTTTTGCCGCAGCCCGATTCACCCACCAGGCCATAGGTCTCACCGCGCCTCAGTTGAAGAGACACACCGTTGACCGCATAAACAAAGCGTCCGTATCGTGCAAAGAGTCCTGCTTCCAGAGAGAAGCGGATGCTGAGATCCTTGAGTTCCAGATGCAGCCCTTGTTTTGTTTTTGCGGGACTCATGGGGTACCTCTCTTGTCAGTCTGTGGATCCATGGGGAAGAGACAGCGGTACTGGGAACCTTCCGCCTCGCTGACCAGGGGGGGCACTTCCTTCAGGCAGTCCTCCTGTACATGAGAACAGCGGGGGGCAAAGGGGCAGCCCGGCTCGGGGCGGACCGGATCAGGTACGCTTCCGGGTATGGTATGCAGGGTATCCCTGCTGTAGTGGGTTCCAAAGGAGGGACGGGCATGGAGGAGCCCCCTGCTGTAGGGATGGCGGGCCCGGGTATGGAGATCCCTGGCCATAGCCTCTTCCATGACCAGACCGCCGTAGAGCACGAAGATCCTGTCGGCAATCCGGGCCACCAGATCCAGGTCGTGACTGATGAAAATAATCCCCATTCCCCGGTTTTCCCGGAGATGGAGGAGAAGTTCTATGATCTGAGCCTGAATGGTTACATCCAGGGCCGTTGTGGGTTCGTCCGCAATCAGGAGGCGGGGATTTCCAGCCAGGGCCAGGGCAATCATCACCCTCTGGAGCTGTCCTCCCGAAAACTGATGGGGAAAACTGCCGAGTCTGTCTTCAGGTTGAGGAATCTGTACTTCCTTCATAAGGCTGACGGCTCTCTGCCTCAACTGATCCTCGCTTTCTCCCGGATAATGAAGGGTCAGGGTCTCCTGAAAGGTCTTTTCCATGGTGTAAAGAGGATCAAAGGAGCGTCCGGGCTCCTGGAAAATCATGGCCGCCTTTTCGGCGCGGAAACGGGGGAGTTCCTTTTTCTTCTCCAGAGACCCCACATCACTCCCTTCAAAGAGTATTTCTCCCTCTAATTGAGTGTAATTCGGGAGAAGCCTCATCAGGGCCTGAACGCTGACGCTCTTACCGCTGCCGCTTTCACCCACCAAACCCAGTATTTCTCCCTTTTTCATGGTGTAGCTCACACCCCGAAGAGCCTTCAATAGACCCCTTCTGAGGGGAAAGCTGACCTTCAGGTCTCTGATTTCAAGAAGATTGTCCTCTTTGAGGTTCATCTCAGACCCCCCTTTTCCTGATAGTAGGGGTCAAGATAGTCCCGCAGAAGATCTCCCAGAAAGTTAAAGGCCAGGGTTGTGACAAGGAGGAAGAGACCGGGAATCAGGAACCAGGGAAAGTTTCTGAGATTACTCAGAGTCGATATTTCACGGTTGATCAGGCTGCCCCAGCTCACGGCCGGGTCGACGATACCCAGTCCCAGATAACTCAGTACAGTTTCGCCCAGAATGAATCCGGGTATCCCCAGGGCGATGCTCACAATGATGATGGAAGACATCTGGGGGATGATCTGGCGGAAGATAATATTTAAAGTCGGTATACCCTCCAGCACGGCGTTGGCAATATAATCCTCCCGCTTGATGGAATGAACCATGCCTCTGATCAGACGGGCACTCCCCGGCCAGCCCACGAAACTGAGGATCACCGTGATTACCATGAAAGACTGGCCGCTGGTCATGCTGCGGGAGAGAATAGACCGCAGAAAAAGGATCAGGTAGAGTCCCGGAATCAGTATGAAAAACTCGGAGAAGCGCATGATGAACCAGTCAATTTTTCCTCCAAAAAAGCCCGCCAGACCGCCGAATGTGATGGCCAGGGTCATGGAGATGGTAATGCCGATGAAGCCGATGGTGAGGCTGATGCGGCTGCCGTAGAGTATCCGGGTAAACAGATCCCGTCCCAGGTTATCCGAACCCATCAGAAAGACCGGTTCTTCCTCTCCCGGGGCCAGACCGTAGAGGTGACGGTCTCCGGGAATCAATCCCCAGAGCTTGTATGGTTTTCCTTTTACAAAGAAGTGAATCCTCTTGTTGGTTCCCTTGATCCGGGCATAGTTCCAGTTGATTTCATTGATGACCGCCCGGGCCTGCACCTGAGGGCCGAACCCTAGTTCCGGACTGTACCAGCTGACGGCGGGAGGATAAAAACTCTTCTCGGAAAAGCTGGTTACCGGTGTGTAGGGTGATATAAATTCGGCAAAGATCATCATCAGATAGAGGAGGATCAGAATTATCAGGGACAGGAGGGTAATGGGTCTGTAGCTGAGGGCTTTCAGGAATCCTTTCATTTGTTTGAGTACCTTATGCGCGGATCTACAACCGCCAGGAGTATGTCTGCCAGAACCATGCCGAAAAGCACCAGAAAAGAGGTGAACATCAGGTTGGTCAGAACCAGATAGATGTCTTCCTGCAGCACTGCCTCATACATGAGCCGTCCGATGCCGGGGTAGGAAAAAATGATCTCCAGGATCAGGGATCCCGAAAAGAGACCGGCCAGAAGGTTGGCACTGCTGGTGATGTAAGGATTCAGGGTATTCCGGAAGGCATGGGCGAAATAGACTCGTCCTTCCGAAATCCCTCTGGCCCTCAGGGCCGTAATATAGGGCTGACCCAGCTGATCCAGCATGGTGGCCCGGATCATGCGCATGGTCCCGCCGATTCCCCCCAGAAAGGCTCCGATCAGGGGGAGGGTGATGTGATGCATATAGGAAAAAACAAAACGCCCCGGGTTTTCACCAAAGGGAAACCCCGGATAGGCTGTCACCGGAAAGAGTCCTGACACCGCCGCAAAGAGCTGCAGCAGAATCAGCAGGAGCAGTCCCGGGAAGGAGTGGAGGAAGAGAGCGATGAAGGTTGCCGCCAGGTCAGTTCTTGTGCCTACCTTGGAGGAGAAGTAGATCCCCAGGGCAAAAGATATGACCGTCAGCATCAAAAGAGAGATCATGTTCAGCAGGATGGAGTTGATCAGTCTGGTCTTGATTAGAAACAGGATGGGTGCCCTGCTGATCATAGACCTGCCCAGATCCTGATCCACAAAGACCTGTTTGAGCCAGTGCATGTACTGCACGTAAAAGGGTTTATCCAACCCCAGTTCGGCTTTGCGGGCGGCTATCTGTTCTTCAGAAAAGAGACCATTTGTTCCTTTTCCATCTCCCCCGCCTTCTGCCATGGCCAGCATCTGATTCTGAACATAACGGTCGACGATGTCACCCGGAGCCAGCTCCATCAGGGCGAACACGGCAAATCCGAGGATAAAGAGAATCACGATCATTGAGACCAGGCGGTTGAGCACAAAACTGAGCAATGGGTGGGCTCCCCGAAATCGGAAGACCAGGTGCATCAACTTGGAGTAGAGATCCCTCATTCTGCTTCCTTCAGGAAAAGACGGCTTGAATCCAGACCCCCCAGTGTGTCGTAATACACATTGTCCCACTTGTTCCGGACGGCCAGAAAGCCTTCGCTGTGAACCAGGTAGAACAGAGGCAGTTCTTCCAGCAGAAGGGCCTGGAATTCATCCCAGATGACCTTGGCTTTCTCTTCGTCGGGAGTAAAGGAACCTTCATTATAAAGAGTATCGACCCGGGCTTCCCATGAGGTGGCCGGTTCATCCTGAAGAGGGTTCCAGAGGTGAAGATTCCCTGCGGATGGCCAGACATTGGAGCCGCCGGTGGGCCAGTAGTTGCTTCCAAAGCTGAGCAGGATGGCCTGCCAGTCATAAGTGGATGTGAGCATCTCTACCAACTTCTGGAAATCGAGGGGTCTCACATTGACCTTGATGCCCACCTTGCTGCATTCATCGGAGAATATATTGGCCGAATCGATTCTGAGGTTGTTGTCGCTGTTGGTGACAATATCAAATTCGACGGCAATGCCTTCACTGTCCCGCATGATTCCCTGGTCATCCTGGTTCATGCCGATCGACTTCAGCAGCTCCAGAGCCTTCTCCGGATTGTAGGTGTAGACGTTGCTGATGGATTCGTCATAAAAGGGATTGGCTGCAGCGTAGTGATGGAGGGCCGGTTCTCCCAGACCTCTATATATCTGTTTGACCATCCTCTCCCTGTTCGTGAGAGAACTCATGGCCTGGCGAAACTCTTTATTGGTGAACCATCCCAGGATGTGTTCTGACAGACCCGAGGCATTCTGGTTGAAAGAGATGAAGTCGGCTCCCATGATGGCGCCGCCGTCATAGATGGTGTAGTCCGGATCTTCTGTATTGACCAGCTCTTCCAGGTCTTCTGCCCGTATTCCATAGCTGTCTGTCTCTCCATTTTTGAACAGGAGAAAACTGGTGTTCAAGTCGGGAATGATCTTGGCAATGGATTTTTCGATATAGGGGATTTTCTGTCCTTCCTCATCGGTTTCCCAGTAGTCGGGATTCCTTTCATACACAAGACGAACACCCGGGGTATATTCGGTGAGAAAACGAGCGCCTCCTGAGGGGAGGGTTGTGACATCCGTATCGATGGTCAGGATATCCTTGATCCCTTCGCTCCCCAGTTCCCTCAGGGCCGGTTCATAGATGAACCGGGGACCATAGGTCATG
The Oceanispirochaeta sp. genome window above contains:
- a CDS encoding ABC transporter substrate-binding protein is translated as MNLKILKFIPIVLTILLITLFSCSKSEEMTLEEAQIRKAENQQGLLAGTIRKPGGVEEFAIGQSGGTWYTTVTKDPKTFNLIAADSDQSASDILGGLLPGYLADYDPYKKEWLPETASFEIVVHEEEDSLDVIFTLRDDLYWSFYNSDKKVKIGADDVVFWYNEIDGNADLQLPSYNGQFLTMPDGSDARVTIEKLDDRTLSFHFPRIVANPILSCNMTYGPRFIYEPALRELGSEGIKDILTIDTDVTTLPSGGARFLTEYTPGVRLVYERNPDYWETDEEGQKIPYIEKSIAKIIPDLNTSFLLFKNGETDSYGIRAEDLEELVNTEDPDYTIYDGGAIMGADFISFNQNASGLSEHILGWFTNKEFRQAMSSLTNRERMVKQIYRGLGEPALHHYAAANPFYDESISNVYTYNPEKALELLKSIGMNQDDQGIMRDSEGIAVEFDIVTNSDNNLRIDSANIFSDECSKVGIKVNVRPLDFQKLVEMLTSTYDWQAILLSFGSNYWPTGGSNVWPSAGNLHLWNPLQDEPATSWEARVDTLYNEGSFTPDEEKAKVIWDEFQALLLEELPLFYLVHSEGFLAVRNKWDNVYYDTLGGLDSSRLFLKEAE
- a CDS encoding ABC transporter permease; the protein is MKGFLKALSYRPITLLSLIILILLYLMMIFAEFISPYTPVTSFSEKSFYPPAVSWYSPELGFGPQVQARAVINEINWNYARIKGTNKRIHFFVKGKPYKLWGLIPGDRHLYGLAPGEEEPVFLMGSDNLGRDLFTRILYGSRISLTIGFIGITISMTLAITFGGLAGFFGGKIDWFIMRFSEFFILIPGLYLILFLRSILSRSMTSGQSFMVITVILSFVGWPGSARLIRGMVHSIKREDYIANAVLEGIPTLNIIFRQIIPQMSSIIIVSIALGIPGFILGETVLSYLGLGIVDPAVSWGSLINREISTLSNLRNFPWFLIPGLFLLVTTLAFNFLGDLLRDYLDPYYQEKGGLR
- a CDS encoding DNA repair helicase XPB; translated protein: MTDTSQLALIVQGDHSLLLDVHNPGFDVARAEISPFAELIKSPEHIHTYRMTLLSLWNAASAGISEEEIVESLNRLSRFPVPENVLYFVHSTLSRYGLIKVDATEDEEVLFLKSTDMSILTEIAHLKSLKRYLTPGEGGFFMKLMDRGSVKLNLIRAGFPVEDLAPLKSGDPCPINMRKTMLSGKELVIRDYQEDAIKAFIGNNKPGTGFGTVVVPCGGGKTVIGMCAMSRVQAKTLILTTNIAAVHQWRRELIDKTDLRAEDIGEYTGEKKEIKPVTIGTYQILIWRKDKESEYTHFSLFRKGNWGLIIYDEVHLLPAPVFRVTAEIQAVRRLGLTATLVREDGAEEDVFSLVGPKRYDVPWKELEAGGWIATAWCHEVRLDLPDDLKTSYAVADKRLKFRIAAENPHKSHLVLDLIEKHPDDAIMIIGQYVKQLQEMARILKAPLITGKTPNALREEIYDDFRTGKSRIIVVSKVANFAIDLPDASVAIQISGTFGSRQEEAQRLGRILRPKEKDSWFYSLVTRYTVEEQYAANRQQFLTEQGYKYTISLGMEDL
- a CDS encoding ABC transporter ATP-binding protein, producing the protein MSPAKTKQGLHLELKDLSIRFSLEAGLFARYGRFVYAVNGVSLQLRRGETYGLVGESGCGKTTLARLAVKMYKADTGEILFHQKKGELLNLDHLSKKELLQYRSRVKYVFQDPARSLNPRMNIYSILTSGYRQSSYWPGDSAAREEAGEMMKTVGLSAEDLDRRPADFSGGQRQRISIARALIMRPELLICDEVVSALDVSIQSQILNLLLELKEKFNLTMLFIAHDLTVTSYFCDRIGVMYRGKIVEEASAEELTESRLHPYTRLLYNSIPSRMSPTLELKAFEPFDSTKALEGCPFYHRCPDRQEVCTDFPELVEIKPDHWAACFFAGDPKSL
- a CDS encoding ABC transporter ATP-binding protein — protein: MNLKEDNLLEIRDLKVSFPLRRGLLKALRGVSYTMKKGEILGLVGESGSGKSVSVQALMRLLPNYTQLEGEILFEGSDVGSLEKKKELPRFRAEKAAMIFQEPGRSFDPLYTMEKTFQETLTLHYPGESEDQLRQRAVSLMKEVQIPQPEDRLGSFPHQFSGGQLQRVMIALALAGNPRLLIADEPTTALDVTIQAQIIELLLHLRENRGMGIIFISHDLDLVARIADRIFVLYGGLVMEEAMARDLHTRARHPYSRGLLHARPSFGTHYSRDTLHTIPGSVPDPVRPEPGCPFAPRCSHVQEDCLKEVPPLVSEAEGSQYRCLFPMDPQTDKRGTP
- a CDS encoding ABC transporter permease, which encodes MRDLYSKLMHLVFRFRGAHPLLSFVLNRLVSMIVILFILGFAVFALMELAPGDIVDRYVQNQMLAMAEGGGDGKGTNGLFSEEQIAARKAELGLDKPFYVQYMHWLKQVFVDQDLGRSMISRAPILFLIKTRLINSILLNMISLLMLTVISFALGIYFSSKVGTRTDLAATFIALFLHSFPGLLLLILLQLFAAVSGLFPVTAYPGFPFGENPGRFVFSYMHHITLPLIGAFLGGIGGTMRMIRATMLDQLGQPYITALRARGISEGRVYFAHAFRNTLNPYITSSANLLAGLFSGSLILEIIFSYPGIGRLMYEAVLQEDIYLVLTNLMFTSFLVLFGMVLADILLAVVDPRIRYSNK